In Salmo salar unplaced genomic scaffold, Ssal_v3.1, whole genome shotgun sequence, a single window of DNA contains:
- the LOC106587792 gene encoding zinc finger protein 609, producing the protein MSLSSGTAGGKGVDSNAVDTYDSGDEWDIGVGNLIIDLDADLEKDKLEMSGTKDGGGMTAPPSAVAALPDNIRFVSPVPGPQGKESKSKSKRSKNSKDNSSKVSAGDGAKKEGQTRTQGEPTNTGATAGATSNNSTTGKGMEKGGKVSRNSGKKDKEGTSGKSKKEKSEGVPVVVIAATEKEVVSQVALGVNRSAPFENTQSTDLVGDDQLGNIALESVGIVPALTIKTEPQELDNIECRTLKKVKNEKVRVLLNKLLLGMFQLNVYHYARPISKPLPSCRFRFHSI; encoded by the coding sequence ATGTCCTTAAGTAGTGGCACTGCAGGCGGGAAAGGTGTGGACTCGAATGCGGTGGACACTTACGACAGCGGTGATGAGTGGGACATCGGTGTAGGAAATCTGATTATCGACCTAGACGCTGACTTAGAAAAGGACAAACTTGAGATGTCTGGAACCAAGGACGGAGGGGGTATGACGGCTCCGCCCAGTGCTGTTGCAGCTTTGCCTGACAACATCAGATTTGTTAGTCCTGTACCTGGCCCTCAAGGCAAGGAGAGTAAATCTAAATCCAAACGCAGCAAAAACTCAAAAGACAATAGTAGCAAGGTCTCAGCTGGAGATGGGGCCAAGAAAGAAGGGCAGACGCGAACCCAAGGGGAACCAACCAACACTGGTGCTACTGCAGGAGCCACTAGCAACAATTCCACTACTGGCAAAGGAATGGAGAAGGGTGGCAAAGTCTCTCGGAACAGTGGGAAAAAAGACAAGGAAGGGACAAGTGGGAAAAGTAAGAAGGAGAAAAGCGAGGGAGTGCCAGTGGTGGTAATAGCTGCCACTGAAAAGGAGGTGGTTTCTCAAGTAGCTTTGGGGGTTAACCGTAGTGCCCCCTTTGAGAACACACAATCTACAGACTTGGTAGGGGACGATCAGTTGGGGAATATTGCACTTGAGTCTGTTGGGATTGTTCCAGCATTGACAATTAAAACTGAACCGCAGGAGCTGGACAATATAGAATGCAGAACATTGAAGAAAGTGAAAAATGAAAAGGTAAGAGTGCTATTAAACAAATTATTGCTTGGAATGTTTCAGCTGAATGTGTATCACTATGCAAGACCAATTTCCAAACCTTTGCCAAGCTGTAGGTTCAGATTTCATTCCATTTGA